From the genome of Cololabis saira isolate AMF1-May2022 chromosome 4, fColSai1.1, whole genome shotgun sequence:
GAACTGTGCTCACAAACCTCCAGATTCAGAAAGAGTTCATGTCCAaataccagaggtgtcaagtaacgaagtacaaatacttcgttaccttacttaagtagaaatgttggttatctatacttcactggagtaattacgacttttttacttttactccttacattttcacgcaattatctgtactttttactccttacattttaaaaacagcctcgttactttattttatttcggcctttaaaaaaaactatccagttaaattgctccatccagatagagtgaatttggttgtggttgtttcagatgttcttgtccagttttgttcttacatccgttccctcagattcctgcaactaaacttggatgtacattccaataaaggttaggataaatgataacatgcctctgaagtttgactttttgcaccattacaatacttataggcaactagtcatcatatcttctgctctctgaaacacatgttaatgctcaatagtacacatatatggttctttaatatatttgcattatactaagatgcattcattttcaatggcttttgtccttaatggcttttttcccccttacattacttttacttttatactttaagtagttttgaaaccagtacttttgtacttttacttgagtaaaaaacttgagttgatacttcaacttctacaggagtatttttaaactctagtatctatacttctacctgagtaatgaatgtgaatacttttgacacctctgccaaaTAGTGACCTGCATTTTTAAACGCAGCACAAACAGGATTTATTCCAGCAGATAAGAGTGGTGATGCATAAACGCCAGCAGGTGGTGCTGGAACACCCAGAAATACTTACTGGTGACGATGCAAGGACGTCTTAAAACACTGCTGATCAGTATTTATGGATGCTGCTGTAAATATGATTTATCCCTAGTATTTGAGCTGGATGCGTATACACAAGGGGGTGATGTGGAAGCATCCAATAACATTTATTATGGGACATTCACAATAATGACTGTTGATTTTTGAAGCATTAAAGggttttctgctgctgctgtcagaCAGTTCAGGCAGACGGTCTCCTCCACGGATCACTGAGGCTCGATTTAGGTGTCAAGTCTTTTGTAAattcctttttctttagtttcttCTCTATTACCCTGACACTAATATGCTTTAACAATTGTGGATATTCCCCCCTTATGACACTGATATAACTCGTTTTTTCCCAGTGTAGTTTGGGTGTCAACATAGTATCGGTTTTCCTGGTTctgaatgctgttttttttggaCTGTGCGTCCAAAAAGCAAAATACCGTCTCTTAAGTTCGTCATTGGCTCTGAACCAGCGCTTGAATCCCGTAACAGGCCTCTAACAGAGATTTTTCTGAGGCCATTCTGTGGTTTTCTCTAcaaaagtttattttaattgCAGTTCTCCTTAAAGAAGTTATAACTAGCCAAACTGTTTTGAGTCTTTTTCCCTCCATACAGAGATTTCTCAAATTCTGCAGTCTGCTAATGAGTTTATGCACATTGGGTGTTGAAATATTACTGGGACAGTCGCCAGCAACTGATATGGAGGATGAATAAATATAGCACAATAATGAATTATTCATATAATCTTTTGcagaataaaatacttttttaaagCCCTGTTAAGTTACTCATCTGTAATCATACATCGGGTtaaaatctctttgtttacagTGATTTATTGCCTTTagctcaaataaaaaaaaagaatgattgGCTTCAAATTCCAAATGattatctttttaaaaaaaatcaataatacCAATAAAAGTTCTGAATTTAACAGGGATATGTTATCTTTTAGTGTTAATGTAGCTTTAATAAGACATGAAAATCATtgcattgtttttctttatttacatttgaaaaatagtccttattttgttattttgcgtGTCACTctcaaaaaaatgcatccaGTTTTTCTGTCGGCTCGTGTTCTCAGCTCCGTGGTGGTTATGTAACCTGGAGTTTTGTGTCTCCCTGACTGCCGGTACATGACGAACGTCTGCTGTGAATGAATAAACACCTCTCTGTCTTTGCGCTCCGCAGTGATGTGTGGTCGCTGGGCTGCGTCCTCTACGAGCTGTGCACCCTGCGGCACCCGGTACGCCCCCCAGATGtcgtgtgtgtgtctctgtgggaAAACGGCCACAGCCAAGCGCTGATGGAGGCCTGATATGCTCAGCTCAGTTAGATACACTATTGCGTGTTTTTAGTGGCTCGTGGTTTGTTGTCTCAGAGATCCTCACGTCTCTTTCTGTGTCCAGTTCCAGGCTCAAAGCTGGAAGAGCTTGATCCTGAAGGTGTGTCGGGGGGCGTACCCCCCGCTCCCCAACCACCTGCCCTACGAGCTGCAGTACTTGGTCAAGCAGATGTTCAAGACCAACCCAAAAGACCGGCCGTCCGTGCACACCATCTTGACCTCTCACCGGGTTTCTCGACTCCTGCGCTCACATCTTTCCTCGCAGGTAAAAGCTCCCGCTTCCTGTTCAGTGTCAGTTTCTCAGTCGGCTGAAACTGAAGTGATTGTTATAACATCCAccgcagcaacaacaacaacaacacgctAAAGTGCGTTTAAACTCTTACGCAACTTCCTCAGCTGAGTCACCCCATGAGGAATTCGACCTCTGACAAGCTGCTGTTAGTTCAGATGGTGTCGGGGCTCATATTATGTATTTGATTTAGCTGCTCTGAAACCTTTACAGAACACGGAGGCGGGGGAGGCGGGGAGGCAGTGGAACAAGGACGAGGGGAAGAAGGTGGCTCATTTTCTGGCTGAGAAGAGTTTAATAAAATCATCCACATTTGAAGGTACACTCCGCTCCAGACTCCCCGTGACATCATGATGTAAGGGTTATATATAAGTTATTTGTGAGAGGATGAGCACATGTCTCCCAAATAATTGTTTACCCAGGCATGGAGTCACCCAGAGCCTGCTGTGAAAGCACAGAGCCCGCTTCTCGAAAACAGTGGGGGACTGAGCCGCCGGACGCCGTGCTGCAGGCCCTGGCCAACGCCAGCCTGGTTTCATCAGACAGCATGGCATCAGCTGGCCGGACAAACACCGGCTCTACCCATAAAAGTACAACAACAGAAGCTGTTTAATTTCCTGAGATGTACGAAGGAAAACTTTGGAGAATGAAggttctttcttccttctgttTTTCCAGGTGTCTCGGAGAAGCCGGCGGACGGCAGGTCGAGGAGAGAATGGGACAGAAATCCTCCGGAGAGGCTTCTAAATCTGTTGGAGAAAGCCCAAATACACGAAGGCTTCAGCACCTTTTTAATAAAAAGGGgaggtttgtgaatgtttcttGATATATAGTCATATAAAACCTTTCACATAAAAGAGCACAGGAAGAAAAACCACCTGGTTTTTTAAGCTCAACCTCAAATAAGTACAGCACATGATGAGTAGTCGGTGTCAAACTTAGTGTACTCCATAATTCAGCAGCTTGTAAAATCACTCTTGGCAACAATAACTGACAGTAATCACTTTCTCTGCGATGTAATCAGTCTTTTCACATACAAGGAGGAattttgtttcttctttacaacattctttttttaaatttatttaaatttgcAAGCATTTGCTCTTAATGTCCTACACAACACTTCACTTAAGTTGAAGTAAGTAGGCTTTGAAtgatgtcatgttttttttttttttttttttttcagcaaatttctctgttgttgatgtgatgaTGGGTTTGATATCTCTGTCCTCGCACGTGATTCCATTTCAACCAGGCTCCAGGTGTCAGATGCCCTCAAACTTTGACTATAGACCACTTTGATTTACAGAGGAGTTAATTGTTCACTTAGTGAGTGCAAGGTGCCTGGGTCCTGTGGCTGCTAAGGAAACCaaaatcatcatccatccaccaaagtGTTTTACACTTTGCATGAGTTTTTTGTGCCGATTCGCTCTTTGATTTTTACTAAATATGGCACCATGCTTTATGGCCTGTACCTTTGGTGGGGTGTTGTCTGTCCAAAGGACTTGGTTCCACACGGTTTGTGGTTTgataaaaggaaccctggctattaagacatgtaggtcttaaaagataaatgttggtatcaattataacaatgtgatataaaaaaccttgttgatgtcttcgtttttataaaatttgaaaatataatttaactcgtaggtcgccattgttgtttacaccgcaatgcattctgggtagtgacgtcagacggtggctcctgctggcccccgaacactgttttgacacccagaaacagatgaaaacacagctaaacaggtgacggcgcaacagaaacacagatgaaaatgcagctaatcattaaggtgacggcgcacctacaaaaaagtaaaaaaaaaaaaaaaaaaaagtacagcaccatacagcatgaactacaaaaacacgataaaactcagacagactaaccgaccacacgtttcaactagcagatagccgatgctacaataaaaaccccagccagatctggcgtcattaaattaaataaagatgttcttgcctatttgacgggaagtctgcgcctcccgtttcgtcaaagtcccgggccagtcccctcagcctctggtctatcatcaaacggtggacccagcaccgaggccggttttagtggggcggcaggggtgggctatgcccaaccaaacgtgcatcctgcccaccggcgttaaactaacgcggcttatcttcccacagccaccgctctacgtcatcgcccccagaatgcattgcgcaggtagaacatggcgcctcccgcaggtcaaaatatgtgataaacatggtagatttttaaagcaattagattattttatgtgtttctaacaacatattttagtataagagaacaattgtggctaattagggactacaagtcttaataaccagggttccttttaagatgcAACTTCTCAAACATCggccagttttgtttttttgtctgcaatGTTCAATCATTTTTCTAATTCTAGAGTCATCAACGTCAGCAGTGATCATGCTAACTGAGGCCTGTAGACCCTGAGATGcagctgttgttttttgttttccactTTCACTGAGCATCACATAGTTTGCCTCAGGATACACTTGCTGGGATATCAACTCCTGGGAGGATTGGCAtctgtcttgaatgttttccatcTGCCAATAATCTTTCTCTCTGTACAGCGATAGACTCCAAATTGTTGGGAAATGGCTTTATAACCCTTCCCACGTTGAAGGGCCCAATATTTGCTTCTGGAaggtcattgctgatgtctttccccttTGGCACAATGTTAACATAAATCTGAGTAATCCAGATCATCAAAATGCCTTCTGGATTCATAGAGGTGCTCACACTTGCAGGTGACTAATTAATCACATGGAAGGAGTAAATGTGTACTTTAAATGGACCTTTTCTCCATTTATGGTTAGTTTTTGTCAAAATGACATACTGTAATATTCCATACGTTGTTGTTCACCTGAAATtgtttttatgtcattttaagACCAGATAAGGACCAAATAATATTTTCAAATGTATATCCTGACACACAAACCACCAGATTAAAAAGGggcatattttttttcatataattgTTGGAGCCATAGAGCATGTTTAAAGTAGTTTATTTACCTAAACATCTGAAAAAGGAGCATTGCAGTGTTGTAGCTGGCATAAAAGGCTCTGTATGCCCATGATTTCTATTTTTAGATGATGACCCTCTGGTGGGACCCCTCTCCCAGCCTCGGGGTGATGATACAGACGGCCCAGAGCCGGAAGTGGACACAGACGAGTACAGACTCCAGCCGCGCTCGGATGACGAGGACACGTAAGACTTATTGTTATATTTTGCCTGGCGTCACCAGTA
Proteins encoded in this window:
- the nek3 gene encoding serine/threonine-protein kinase Nek3, which translates into the protein MEKYCQLRVLGEGSFGRAVLVQQKNTREKCVVKEIQLPKSQSKLANSRREAILLSKMKHPNIVAFREEFEVDGLLCIVMEYCGGGDLLQRIRQQKSTQFSVDHILKWFAQMCAGTKHIHDKRVLHRDLKSKNIFLTDDGSLKLGDFGSACILNSSNAYANTYVGTPYYVAPEIWDNKPYNNKSDVWSLGCVLYELCTLRHPFQAQSWKSLILKVCRGAYPPLPNHLPYELQYLVKQMFKTNPKDRPSVHTILTSHRVSRLLRSHLSSQNTEAGEAGRQWNKDEGKKVAHFLAEKSLIKSSTFEGMESPRACCESTEPASRKQWGTEPPDAVLQALANASLVSSDSMASAGRTNTGSTHKSVSEKPADGRSRREWDRNPPERLLNLLEKAQIHEGFSTFLIKRGDDDPLVGPLSQPRGDDTDGPEPEVDTDEYRLQPRSDDEDTDFEEESPCDWMDEVEKMFSEH